TTTCAATTGGCACTATTTCAGTTTTCACATTCTCTAAAATTCTATTGAGAGAAATTTCCACATACCTAATAACATTCGCCGATGCCCTGATtatgattttgttttcttctgGAGCTACTGCCAAAATTGCACCTATCCTAGCTAAATTATGTAGTATTTTACCATTGTCTGTGAGCAAAAGAAGGTAAGTATCTCTAGTCTTGATATCCAGCTCGCGCTCTATAATTAGATcatctttttcatttatgTTTTCATCCACCTGACATTGCCAGTATTCATTCATAatcttttttataataaatGCCTTTGACTTCTTGAAAAGAGACGGGCCGAACATCTTCTTGGAATATGCCCTCAATTGGTTGACAGTGTAAGCTGATTTCAGCAAATTCTCCAGCTGTTCATATCTTTTTTGAGACATGATAGGTTTTACAGGCTTTTGATAACCAATAGCTTTCACAGCTTGTTCTTCAGATACGGTACTTCTGAATACCATCAACTTCCGACGTTTCTGGTCTATTTCCTCTAAGACAGTGTCAGTcagtttttctttatcttccTCTTTGCTACCATTTGTACTAATTCCGAGATCAACACCTTCCAGTATAGATAACTTGGTCCTAGGGGCACTTATTGGTCTATTATGTCGTGTAATTAAACTATCAGTTGTTGTATGTGTATTTGCATGATCTGTTACAGGGCCTCTTCGCCTTCTCTTAAAAGAGGTAACTTGTCCAGGGTTTAGCACCACAATCTTTTGTTTCTCAGgcatcttcttcttacccCTAGTCGATAATAGCTTCTCTTTCAGCGAATCATCGCTGTAGAGTCTTATCCTCGTCCTAAACGCCGGCAGTATCCGCTTTCGCAGTAATGGCAAAGCTCTCAGCATTGTGAGACAACTTGCTAGTAGATATGAACCAACTGTTTGATGGAGAGTGCTATTTGAGTCACTGAGTAATACTTAAAGCAATGTCAAAACTGGGTCTAAGGAACCGTGAAGAAAATGTGTGGGAAAGCCTGACGCAGTAAAGTAGTGAACAGCAGGTAAACGCTATTGCTAGGTAGCAACAAGGATGTTTAATAATGTGAATTGGCTGTTAGATGTGGGTTATTATGAAACCTTTGAAGCTAGACTATTAGTTTGACTATCTCCTGCCTCtcttttgcaaaaaaattacatcaaaaaatttaaagcTGAATTGAAATCGCAGATGCGATGtgatgcgatgagatgagacGGGTTAGTCCTTGAACCATTATAAGTCATTGATCTAGCAATTATAGAACCCTAGGATTTCAGCAGACACAGCACGCCATTGGATATATGATACTGTAGTAGTACGATGAGTGACGACAGGACGCATAAGAAGCAGAAGAGGATACGAGTACGAACGGATGTGGTAGCTGATTATTTTGATCTGTACAACAGGGAGGTGCGGCGTGTGCTGATGCCTGAGTTTGGGCTCACGGAGGAGCTAACGCGGTCGAAGGTGCATGTGAACTCAAGAGTACGATGTCTTGAGCCGGATCATTTTAGCGGGCAAGTACTACGCCGTGATGATTACGATGattatgatgatgacaaCGACGAGGAGCATGATGACAGTGAATCGGACGGTGATTATACAACAGATGATGAAGTAGAGCCAGCTGAGGATGACGACATGGGGACTGAGTGGACTCGTTATGAGAAGGAGCAGTTCTTCTACTGCATGTCGCGGTACAGCATACATCGAGTCGATGAGTGGTGTCAGACGTTTACGAACAAGAGCAAGTACGAAATATTGGTATACTACCAAGTGCTGCGGTCCAACCTCGAGCAATTGAAGACCACGCGGTACAAGCGTCTTCTTCCGCGGTCTCGATTTCCGATAGCCTATGAGATGAGTCCGGAGTTTATCAGGCTGGAAGAAATGCTGTGTGAGCAAGTGAACGATGTTGTGCTACATAAAGCTGGAAGTGACGAAGGTAGCGTCGAAGATAACGAGGATAGCATAATAGACATCGAGAAGTGGAACGCACGGTGGGAGCCTCTCTATGCCAACACCCATATCGAGGAGCTGCGGCCCATCAGCATAGAGCCGCTGCCGATAGCACCAGAGGCGATCCGATATCTCACGGAGCTAGTCAAACGACACACAAGGAAGCTACTGTGGCACAGTGTCCTGCCCTCTCTCGAGTCGGCACGGATATCCAAAGCTGCTCTCCTGGGGAGACAGGCTGAAAAGAGACAAGCTGAGAAGAGACCTCTGGCAGAAGAAGACATTATTGAGATACAGGCACACCCTAGGAAGAAGCACCACAGGGACTACTACCCGCACGAGATAACTCGGGAGGATGTTTTGCAAGCGGTGATCACGTTGAAACAAGAGGGCAGCACACAGACATACCCGCTTACGCTAGGCGAGTGTGTGCTGGACACAATAAAGAAGTACGAGATAGAGACGAGCACCCAGGGCCGTCTGTTCCACAGCAAGGACATCGCCAAGCAGAGCGTGCTGTCGAACCTAGTGAGCTCACACCAGAGACACCACAACGCAGAGGACGACTCAGCGCTGGCACTGACAGGGGAGCTGGCGACCCGCTACTACGACGGCATCAGCTACATGGACCGCAAGTACATGAGCCGCATGAACCGCCTGCTCACATCCACATATGCGGACTCAGAACTCTGGCACGTGACCGAATCTACAACCGCATCGCAAGGCCCACCTGACTTGTTCGTACAATACTACTCACACAGCGTCCCCACCCCGCACGAAAACAACGTGACGGAGAAGCTtgcccttcagctccacgACACGCAGCTGGCGAACGCGGTGCTGGACAACCCTTGCGAAGTGGCGCTGGCGTGCGAGGAGTCCCGCAGGTTGGACCTGGAGGACCTCGCCCGGTCACGTAAGCACGAGAACATGCTGCTGCGGTACCTGGTCGGTGTCAGCGAGCGGGCCCAACCTATGCGCGTCATCACAGACCAAACGCGGTCCACCGCCGTCTCAAACAAACTCCTACAATGGTTCCAGGTATCCCCCTAGATATGGGGAAAGCAAAGATTAGATACGTGAGATACAGGGAATCTAGCACCCACTGCCTTCAGTTATCTCAATTCGAGTTATCTCAATTTTGAGTTATCTCAATTTGAATTGTCTCAATGACACTCAGTTCTCTTTCTACAACTGATTACATCCCCccctacccatctccagccTCCAGCCTAATACACCTCGAGATATACGGGAGTCGACCTCCGAATAGTCCTCGAGAAACTGCTAAACTCGGAGATCGCTATCCGAGGTGCGCATAATAGAGTGTGTGCACTGGGTACGCCCTTAGATCGCCTGCAGAGATGTTAGAAATCCCCCCCATTCCCCTAATATAAGCAAGACTACTTAGACGAACCTGCAGCAATACGGAGTAAGAGCAGTAGAAGCAGTACAACGCAGTAGAAGCAGTAAACGCAGGCAGGACAATAAAAGAACAATGCAGACCACAGAATGTGCCGTAGGTGAGATAAGTGATTTGAGATTTCCTGCGGTGATAACTAGGGGAGTGAGGGGCGGCCCAGTTGTTACTGGATTTCTCGGGGTGGGAGATCCGAATTTGGCTCAGATAGCAGCGCACGGGGGAGATCGGATGGGATTGCTGATAGCGAACAGTAGATAAACAAAGCTGCTGCGGCGATAATGTGCAGGTGCTACAGCCCTCAAGTTCGCTTTCCATCTTTGCTAAAAATCGCTCTCGGGGGTCGATCCCCGGGCCCGGCGATGACTATCCTGGGCATCCCCCCCATACATATAAAAGGGCAGTAGTCTGAGAACCAACAAAGGTATCACAAGCGTCACAAGTATCACAAGTATTACACAAATACCACTAAGAACAACTAACAACTAACAactaacaaaaatatatgcTAAGAATCTACCGTCCCAGAGTTATGGCTATTGCCAGAAGATATGTCTCGCAGACTGCGCAGACCAGCAACGCTATGGTCGCTGATACCACTGATCCCATGATGAACCCTATGCAGCCCAAGTTGAGTAGCCACTCGCAGCTGCCACCCAGCAGTGTCGCTTACTTGAAGACGCTGTCTCGTGCTGAGGTTTTCTCGCTGGGGATGATAGGGCTGGCCACCACCAGCAAGCCTGTGCTAAACCTTGTGATCAAGCTGTTCCCATATGTGCCTATGCCTTTGATCAAGATGTTTGTGTCCCGTCTGTACTGTGGTGGTGACAACATCAACGAGGTCAAGACCTTCGGCGAGAAATTGCAGAAAAGAGGCATCTCGAACATGATGCTGTCCCTAACCATAGAGGATTCCGAAGGTACAAAGAACATCGATATCAACTACATTGTCGAGGAGACTATCAAGTCCGTGCACGGCGTGCTAAAACCAAACCTGGTCAACCAGCTGGAGAAGTGCGGCAACGACGCGAAGAAGATCAACGAGATCGCCCCGGGTTACATCGCTTTGAAACCTTCTGCACTGGTGTCTAACCCACATGACGTGCTAATGAACTTCAACAACCCAGACCCTCACTGGGTCGCACAACGCGAGAAGCTGATCGACAACTGCTCTAGAATCGCCCAGGAGATTTACGACTTGAACAACGACTTGCTTAAGAAGTACCCTTCTAGAACAGCTCCATTCTGCGTCGCTACCATCGACGCTGAGAAGTACGACCTGCAAAACAGCGGGGTCTACGAACTACAAAGAATTCTGTTCCAGAAATTCAACAAGCTAAGCTCCCCAATGGTTTCCGTGATTGGTACTTGGCAACTATACTTGGTCGACTCCGCAGCACAACTTGCTCGCGAACACGCAAGAGCTATGAAGGAAGGTTACAAGTTGGGTGTCAAATTAGTTAGAGGCGCTTATATCCACTCTGAGACAAAGCGCGACTctatcatcttcaaaacTAAAGAAGGCACAGACGAAAACTACGATGCGGTCATGACCACTGTTATCCAAGACCTTTTAAAGAATGGTACCAAATCCTACTATGGTCACTTGGTCGTCGCATCTCACAATTATGGGTCTCAGATGCTGGCTACCAAAATCTTGAAAGATGCTCCAGAAAATGTCGGTAAGGCCAATATCGTCCTTGGACAATTGCTAGGTATGTCAGACAACGTCACTCACGATTTGATCACCAAGCATGGCGCAAAGAACATTATTAAGTACGTCCCATGGGGTCCTCCATTGGAAACTAAGGACTATCTATTGAGAAGATTACAAGAAAACGGTGATGCAGTTAAGTCAGACAATGGTTTCCCACTAGTGAAGGCAGTAATTAAATCACTCTTCTCTAGGGCTTGAGAGCTGATGTCAAGACTCTTTACGCACTTCATTTCGAAATTCCATTGTGTTTTTCTATGGTTGTTAAATTCTAACTACCAATTGTATTCTGAAAAGTTATTTTAACCATGCATTGAGTGCTTCTATTCAGGACACTCACCTTGTGATACGACTGTAAGTACCAAGGCAatcactttttttttttataaagcATTAATGTTTGCTCTTATTATACCacatttgttttctttatccCTTACCTTATACTGTAAACTCATTTTTACAGTAGGCTTTACCTTTATATACACTCCCGAActtaaagaaattttgataatttatatatagAACTATTTATATCCTTATAAccattaatattttattcatgAAACTTACACAAactttcaacttctttttaGTAAAAAGATCAGAGGCCATCTCTTGGAAGCTCTTTTTTCAAgtatcaaaagaaaatgagaTGAGTTCCGTTATACATACCTATAAATGCACAATAATAACTACTAGACTCTACTCAAAACCAAGCATAAAAAAACACAAGCGTGTGATAGATGAAGTTCGTTGCATTGATATCGGGTGGGAAGGACTCGTGCTATAATATTCTTCACTGCCAAAGACAAGGTCATGAACTTGTCGCGCTGGCTAATTTGCGGCCTATAGACACAGACAAACAGGAGCTAGATAGCTTCATGTTTCAAACTGTTGGCCATGATATTGTCTCTCTCTATGAAAACTGTACAGGTCTTCCGTTGTTTAGAAAGGAGATTCATCCAAAAACGTCCAAGAACGTTGAATTGAACTATACACCCACAAAGGACGACGAAATTGAGGTACTGTACCAATTATTATCAGAAGTTAAACAATCGATTCCGGATTTACAAGCTGTAAGTGTTGGAGCCATCTTATCTTCATACCAAAGAACCAGAGTTGAAGATGTGTGTGGAAGGTTGGGACTTGTAGTTTTAAGCTACTTATGGCAGAGAAGTCAACTTGAGCTGATGACCGAGATGTGTTCAATGTCTAAGCAGGAGGATGAATTAAATACATCTGAGAGTTGTAAACTTGATGCTAGGATTATCAAAGTAGCAGCGATCGGCTTGGACAACACAGATTTAGGGAAATCGTTACCACAGTTATTTCCAAAGATGCTAAAATTGAACACCCGATATGAGGTTCATATTTGCggtgaaggtggtgaaTTTGAGTCTATGGTGTTGGATGCGCCATTTTTTCGTAAAGGATTTCTAAAACTAGAAGAGGTTATTGATACAACTgacaatgaaaatgacgGTGTATATAACGCACAATTGATAGTGaaatttcagaaaagaGAACTACCAGATGATATATTTCAATCAGAGTTGTCGAGATTGCCTGTTCCACCATTATTTGACCCGGCATGGAACGAATTGTATGAGCTTATCGATAATGAAAACTTCGAAGATACCAAAACGATCAACACTATGAATATAAGACTTCCCTCAGTTAAAACACATACAAACCGCATTGGAAACTTACTATATATTTCCAATATACAACCACAGTACAAAGATGGCACTGTACAAGAGCAAGTCAAGGATGTACTACAGCAACTGGATAATATACTAAAAGATAATCATCTCACAGCCAAAAACGTACTCTATTCTTCTCTGTTGTTGACAGATATGTCCCTTTTTGCCTCTGTAAATCAAGAGTACAGTAAGTTCTTTGATATATGGAAAAATGGTCCCCTACCACCAGCAAGGGCGTGTATCGAATCCAATATAATTAATGATGGTAGTGCTTTGCAACTCTCAGTAGTTGTTAAATATGCGGATCAAACTCTTGGAAATGATATAGAGAAGTGTGAAAAAAGTGGCTTACATGTCCAAGGAAGATCATATTGGGCACCATGCAATATTGGTCCGTATTCTCAATCTATTTGGCTATCTAATGATTTGAATCAACTTTCATATTTAAGCGGTCAAATTGCTTTAGAACCCTCACAAATGGAGATGATCGACACCAATGATGCTAAACAACAGGCAGTTTTATCATTAAAGCATCTAGATAGTATCAAACAAGTGATAAATGCAAGAAATCAAGTACAGCTAACCTGTTTCATTAGCAATAACTCAATAGTACCACTACTGACTCAAACTTGGGCTCAATATTCTGaagatataatatatagTTCAGAAATGGAAGAATGGTGTGGTAAACCTAGTGAGTCTCAAGATTGCTTAATTATTGTGAAGGTATCCAATTTGCCTAGGAACGCTCTTTGTGAATGGGGAGGGATAGCGGCTAAATCACTAGAAGTGGAACATGACGATCATGATTTAACAGCAGAATTACGTAAACTTAACCTAGATGGTGGCatcaatataataaatcatCATGACCTAACATTAAGACGGTTCAAGACTACCTTTGCTAATACAGCAGAGCAACTAATTACACAAATAAGAGGTGTAACTTCCAAGAATACGCAttgcattatttttttctctgaATACTTATGTGTAGATAAACTTCAAGACACTAGTGCCGAGTTCATTCCAGTTGAAAAGGTTTATAATTACAAAGGTGAAGAAGTAAAATTCGCGGCACACATTGTTAATCACACTAAATTTTAAGTAATACACCACATATATATGCATCATATACTAGCACTAATATAATATCTACATCATTGGCACGTTGCAACTTTAGAGCAACTTTATCTGTTTTGACTGTTTGGAGCACCTTTATCCATTTAAATTTTCCAGTTAAGTTTaaatgacaaaaaaatcgatgagcttgTACAATACTAGCTGTATATGTATGATTAAGAAGAATAGCAAATATTGAACTAGCCTTGGTAACGAAAGAATTTCAGATAGTTCTCTTCCAACATCTATCCCTATCGTCCAAGGCTTTTACATTAGTACTATCAGCTACACCTGATCGAACATTTTTGAATCAGGGAAACTTATATGGAAGCATATACACTACACTTGCGATGATATGAATACCTTAAatcaaataagaaaaacaTTATCATAACTGGCCAATTGTAAAGAGCAATTACTACCGTCactaaattatattttggaGTTTTGTAATGGATTTTACAAGCCAAGCTAGAAGGATTATCAAATTTGCAGAGAAAGCTCTACAAGATGAAACCTTGGATTCAGATACTGTACAGAGAGCGATCATAGAAAGAAACCTTCGAATTGAGTTTCGAAGACAAAACATTGTTTCTAATGCATTGAAAGATtgtcattatcatcaaatcACTGATGAGGAATTACAAAGTAACTTGACTAATTATCCTTTTATGGCTTCCATCCAA
This is a stretch of genomic DNA from Nakaseomyces glabratus chromosome M, complete sequence. It encodes these proteins:
- the DPH6 gene encoding diphthine--ammonia ligase (CAGL0M04521g~Ortholog(s) have diphthine-ammonia ligase activity, role in cellular response to drug, peptidyl-diphthamide biosynthetic process from peptidyl-histidine and cytosol, nucleus localization); amino-acid sequence: MKFVALISGGKDSCYNILHCQRQGHELVALANLRPIDTDKQELDSFMFQTVGHDIVSLYENCTGLPLFRKEIHPKTSKNVELNYTPTKDDEIEVLYQLLSEVKQSIPDLQAVSVGAILSSYQRTRVEDVCGRLGLVVLSYLWQRSQLELMTEMCSMSKQEDELNTSESCKLDARIIKVAAIGLDNTDLGKSLPQLFPKMLKLNTRYEVHICGEGGEFESMVLDAPFFRKGFLKLEEVIDTTDNENDGVYNAQLIVKFQKRELPDDIFQSELSRLPVPPLFDPAWNELYELIDNENFEDTKTINTMNIRLPSVKTHTNRIGNLLYISNIQPQYKDGTVQEQVKDVLQQLDNILKDNHLTAKNVLYSSLLLTDMSLFASVNQEYSKFFDIWKNGPLPPARACIESNIINDGSALQLSVVVKYADQTLGNDIEKCEKSGLHVQGRSYWAPCNIGPYSQSIWLSNDLNQLSYLSGQIALEPSQMEMIDTNDAKQQAVLSLKHLDSIKQVINARNQVQLTCFISNNSIVPLLTQTWAQYSEDIIYSSEMEEWCGKPSESQDCLIIVKVSNLPRNALCEWGGIAAKSLEVEHDDHDLTAELRKLNLDGGINIINHHDLTLRRFKTTFANTAEQLITQIRGVTSKNTHCIIFFSEYLCVDKLQDTSAEFIPVEKVYNYKGEEVKFAAHIVNHTKF
- the PUT1 gene encoding proline dehydrogenase (CAGL0M04499g~Ortholog(s) have proline dehydrogenase activity, role in proline catabolic process to glutamate and mitochondrion localization), encoding MLRIYRPRVMAIARRYVSQTAQTSNAMVADTTDPMMNPMQPKLSSHSQLPPSSVAYLKTLSRAEVFSLGMIGLATTSKPVLNLVIKLFPYVPMPLIKMFVSRLYCGGDNINEVKTFGEKLQKRGISNMMLSLTIEDSEGTKNIDINYIVEETIKSVHGVLKPNLVNQLEKCGNDAKKINEIAPGYIALKPSALVSNPHDVLMNFNNPDPHWVAQREKLIDNCSRIAQEIYDLNNDLLKKYPSRTAPFCVATIDAEKYDLQNSGVYELQRILFQKFNKLSSPMVSVIGTWQLYLVDSAAQLAREHARAMKEGYKLGVKLVRGAYIHSETKRDSIIFKTKEGTDENYDAVMTTVIQDLLKNGTKSYYGHLVVASHNYGSQMLATKILKDAPENVGKANIVLGQLLGMSDNVTHDLITKHGAKNIIKYVPWGPPLETKDYLLRRLQENGDAVKSDNGFPLVKAVIKSLFSRA
- the RRN5 gene encoding Rrn5p (CAGL0M04477g~Ortholog(s) have transcription factor activity, RNA polymerase I upstream control element sequence-specific binding activity and role in chromatin organization, transcription of nuclear large rRNA transcript from RNA polymerase I promoter) translates to MSDDRTHKKQKRIRVRTDVVADYFDLYNREVRRVLMPEFGLTEELTRSKVHVNSRVRCLEPDHFSGQVLRRDDYDDYDDDNDEEHDDSESDGDYTTDDEVEPAEDDDMGTEWTRYEKEQFFYCMSRYSIHRVDEWCQTFTNKSKYEILVYYQVLRSNLEQLKTTRYKRLLPRSRFPIAYEMSPEFIRLEEMLCEQVNDVVLHKAGSDEGSVEDNEDSIIDIEKWNARWEPLYANTHIEELRPISIEPLPIAPEAIRYLTELVKRHTRKLLWHSVLPSLESARISKAALLGRQAEKRQAEKRPLAEEDIIEIQAHPRKKHHRDYYPHEITREDVLQAVITLKQEGSTQTYPLTLGECVLDTIKKYEIETSTQGRLFHSKDIAKQSVLSNLVSSHQRHHNAEDDSALALTGELATRYYDGISYMDRKYMSRMNRLLTSTYADSELWHVTESTTASQGPPDLFVQYYSHSVPTPHENNVTEKLALQLHDTQLANAVLDNPCEVALACEESRRLDLEDLARSRKHENMLLRYLVGVSERAQPMRVITDQTRSTAVSNKLLQWFQVSP